Proteins from a single region of Cupriavidus sp. MP-37:
- the infA gene encoding translation initiation factor IF-1 has protein sequence MAKEELVEFGGKVSEVLPDNRFRVILENGFEVWAYSSGRLKKNRIRVLAGDRVTLEMSPYDLTKGRINYRHKS, from the coding sequence TTGGCAAAAGAAGAACTGGTCGAATTTGGCGGCAAGGTATCGGAAGTGCTGCCCGACAACCGCTTTCGCGTGATCCTGGAAAACGGTTTCGAAGTCTGGGCGTATTCGTCCGGGCGGCTGAAGAAAAACCGCATCCGGGTGCTCGCGGGCGATCGCGTCACGCTGGAGATGTCGCCCTACGACCTGACCAAGGGACGCATCAACTACCGGCACAAGTCGTAG